The sequence CCGTGATCTCCGTGGTGGAACGGTAGCTCTTGCGCAGCTCCAGACGGTCGGCTGCCGGGAAGATGCTGTGGATAGTCGACGGTGTCGAGGAGCTGAACGGGTTGACCGACTGGTTGGAGTCGCCCAGGATCGTCATCCGGCAGGAGAACAGCTCGCGTACCACGGCGTACTGGATGGGCGTGTAGTCCTGCATTTCATCGATAAGCAGATGCCGGATGTGGCCGTAGCTTTCCTGGCGAGCCGTTCTGATCATGGTGTAGATCAGCGGGAACACGTCGGCGTACTCGATCTTCTTCCGACCGAGCGGCTTGAACAGGCCGCGGCGGGCAGGGTCGGCGTAGAAGGCCTTGTACATGGCGAGCGCGTCCCTGTAGGGGAACATGGACAGGATCTGCTTGCGGACACTGGCGGTGTCGCTGGCCGTCCATTTGCCACCACTGTCCAGTACCTGCTGCTTGAGCAGGTGGACAGCAGTGTTGGCCAGGAGGTCGAGCCGGGTGAAGATCGGCAGGGTCGGCGACTCTTCGAAGGTGGCCGCGACCCACCTGGCGGCGAGTCGTCGGTTCTTGTGCACGACCTCGACCGGTACGAATTCTTCGTCCGGTCGCGCGGTGATCCATGCGTCCAGAGTAGTGACGAATTCTGGCGTGGCTTTGTAGCGCATGCGCTTGACCGCCGCTTCATCGACGTGGTCGAGAAGCTTGGCCACCTGCTCGCTGAAGGTCTCGAACTCCGTGATCTTGGCTAGGAACCTCGCGGCGATCGTGTTGAAGTCGATTTCCGCGATCTGCTCCTCACCCAGCTCGGGCAGCACGTTGGCGATGTAGTCGCCGAAGACCTTGTTCGGCGAGAGGATCATCACGTTGTCGGACGACAGGGTGTCCTTGAACCGGTAGAGCAGAAACGCCACCCGGTGCAGGGCGATCGAGGTCTTCCCGGAGCCCGCCACCCCTTGCAGGATCAGCACCTGTGCTGTCTCGTTGCGAATCACCGCGTTCTGTTCCCGCTGGATCGTCGCCACGATGTTCTTCATCTTGTCGTCGGCCGAATGGCTCAGCTCCCGCTGCAGGACGTCGTCGCCGATGTTGAGCGCGCTTTCGAACATGTACTCCAGGCGCCCGTCCTGGATCTTGTACTGGCGCTTTGCGGTGATCTCGCCGTCGGTCACGCCCTGCGGAGCCTCGAAGGATGCTTTCCCCGACTCGAAGTCGTAGTAGAGGCTGGAGACAGGAGCGCGCCAGTCGTGTACCACGATCTCCCGCGTCTTCGGGTCGGAGAAGCTGTGTACGCCAATGTAGTGGGCCTTGGCGTCCGCCTCGCCGATCGCACGGAAGTCGACCCGGCCGAAGTAGGGCGAATTCAGCAGCCGTTGGATGCGCTTCTTGACTATCACCGCGTGCTCGGCCAGGGCGACCGACGTGTTGACCTCGACGCGGACGTTGGCCTTCTCGACACCGTCCATGTCACGCCAGTGCGCCCACATGTGTTCCTTGTGCCCCTGGATGGCACTGGCTGAGCTGTCGATGGTGCTGGTAACCCGTTCCAGTTCCGTCGCCAGCAGACGTACGGTTTCGGCGAGATGCTGACGCTCTGCTTCGTCTTGTGTCTGCACGTCTGTCAAGGCGCTCTCCGGTTCAGGTTCCTGGCGGTAAACCACTCTAACGTAAGATAAGAGTTGGGTGGCACCGGCGGCGAAGAGTGGCGGGATGCGGGACTACCCGGCGGCGGGTAGGGGGTCCAGGGCGAGGCCAGGTCGACTGTCACCGATGGACCGCATGCGCCAGCCACTGGTGAACAGGGCCAGCAAGGCACCGTCCCGGACCCGGGTGAGCACCTCGGCGTCGGGAACGGCGCGTAGCCGTTCCTCGCTGGCCGGGTCGGTGCGACGGGCCACCTGGTAGGGCAGGTGTTCCAGTCGGGTGGTGACACCGAACTCGGCGTCGAGGCGGGCGACGGCGACCTCGAACTGCATCGGTCCGACCGCGGCGAGCACGGGAGCCTGCTCGCCGCGGCGGTCGGAGCGGAGGACCTGGACGACGCCTTCGGCGTCGAGCTGCTCGACGCCGCGACGGAAGCGTTTGAAGGTGGAGGAATCGGCGGCGCGCAGCACGGCGAAGTGCTCGGGGACGAACGACGGCAGCGGCGGGAACGTCACGGCCGGACCGTCGTGCAGGGTATCGCCGATGCCGAGGGCGGTGGCGTTGACCAGGCCGATCACGTCGCCTGGGTACGCCTCGTCGATGGTCTCCCGGTTGGCGCCGAACATCTGCTGGGCGTACTTGGTGGCGAAGGAGCGACCGGTGGCGGCGTGGGTGACGGTCATGCCACGGGTGAACCGCCCGGAGCAGACCCGAATGAAGGCCAACTGGTCGCGGTGGGCCTTGTTCATGTTGGCTTGAATCTTGAAGACAAAGCCGGCGAAGGGTGCGTCGACGGGTCGCGGGGTGCCGGCCACGTCGGGACGAGGGCCCGGTGCGGGGGCATGGGCCGCGAGGACATCGAGCAGTTGCCGTACGCCGAAGTTGGCGACCGCGGCGCCGAACAGGACCGGGGTGCTGGTGGCGGCGGCGAAGGCCGCCTGGTCGTGGTCGGCCCCGGTAAGGGAGAGCAGATCGAGTTCCTCGACCGTGCGGCGCCAGTCGGGGCCGTACTGGCGGGCCGCCTGCTCCGGGCCGAGCTGTTCCTCGATGGCCGCGGTGGCGCCGCCGGGGGTGCGCCGGAAGGCGGTCATCTGACCGGTGCGGCGGTCAACGATGCCGTGGAACTGTCCGGCGATGCCGACCGGCCAGGTGACCGGCGTGGGTCGCAGCTTGATCCGTTGCTCGATCTCGTCGAGCAGAGCGAGGGGTTCGCGGCCGGGGCGGTCCCATTTGTTGATGAACGTGATGACGGGGATCCGGCGGGCGCGGCAGACCTCGAAAAGTTTCAGGGTTTGTGGTTCGAGGCCCTTGGCGGCGTCGAGGAGCATCACGGCACAGTCCACGGCGGTGAGGACGCGGTAGGTGTCCTCGGAGAAGTCGGCGTGGCCGGGGGTGTCGAGCAGGTTGACGACCAGGTCGCGGTAGGCGAACTGCAGGACGGCGGAGGTGATCGAGATGCCGCGCTGCTGTTCCATCGCCATCCAGTCGGAGACCACGCCCTTACGGCCGGCCTTGCCGTGGACCGCGCCGGCCTCCCCGATGACCTGGGCGTGCAGCGCGAGCGCCTCGGTGATCGTGGACTTGCCGGCATCAGGGTGCGAGATCACCGCGAAGGTGCGCCGTCGGGCCGCCTCGGCGGCGACGCCGGTGATGGTTGCCGCCGACGGCACTTACTCACCTCCTACTGCTCGATCCGATCCCGAACAATACCCTCACGTTAGGGTTGTCCGCTGGGGGTAGGTGGAAGGTCAGGTGCTGGTGGTGGCGCGGGACACGGTGGGCGATTGCAGCGTCTCCATGTGGCCGGTCAGGGTGGCAGCGAACCCCTCGGCGGTGGCGAGTTGCGACCGCAGCGCGGCGCAGCGCTCGTGGACAGCCTCGCGGTAGCCCGCGAGCGTGTCGAGCAGTCGCTCGCGTTCGGCCTTGGACAGGCGGGCGCCTGCGGAGAGTCGATCGACGATGGCCAGCAGGTCGCGCATCTGCTCCAGCGTGAACTCCAGTGGCTTCATCCGCTTGACCACCTGCAGCCGGTCCACGTCGGCGTCGGTGTAGAGGCGGAAGCCGCCCTGGCTGCGGGCGGAGGGGACGATCAGGCCCACCTCCTCGTAGTAGCGGATCGTGCGCAGGCTCAGCCCGGTCCGCTCGGCCACCTCGCCGATCTGCATCAGTGCACCGTCACCCATCGCTTCCGTCCCGCCTCCCGATCGCGCTCGCAAGCCGGTGGCGCCCACCGGTCGACTGCCGTTCAGGCTAGCCGGCACCACCGCGAGCGACAGCAACCTGCCGAGCACACGTCCTGGCCTGATGCGGGCGGGCCGCCAGCCTGAGCCACAACTCTACCCTCACGGAAGGGTCAGCAGGGGTGGGTGTCAACCGTCGTGCAGGAGACCGCCGGCCCGGCGTACCTCGCGGTCGGCCTCGTCGTGGGTCAGGCCGGTGGTGCCGAGCAGGTCCGTGGCGATCGCGCGGACCTGGGCGACCACGACGTTGCCGGAGAAACCCACGCCCTGCCGGTAGGCGGCACTCGCCTCGCGCACGGCCCGGCACAGCAGATCGACTGCCTCCTGAGGTGCCCGTCCACGACGAAGGTCACGGCGGATGACCTTGGCCGCCTCCGCCAGGGCCGCCACCGATTCCCCCAGTTGCGGCGGGCTGGGTTCCCCGTCGCGCAACAGCGTCACCGTTCGTCGGGCGAGCACCCGGGCGTTACGGATCGACCGTTCGATGTACTCGGCGGCGTCGAGGTACTGGCGCAGAGCGTTGCGCGCGTGCCAGCGCAGCGGAGTTATCGTCGCCGCCTCCTGCCCCTGCGGCAGGATCTCATGGAACGCGCCGAGCTTGTCCTCACCTTCACTGAGCAGCACCAGAGCGTCGTGGGCGGGGCCGTCGTCCTGCTCGCGCAGGCCGCGAGCGGCGCCGTGCAGACCGTCGATCAGCACGCCGAGAGCGGGCTTGGCGACCCGGGACACCACGGTCAGCGGGTTGACCGGCAGCAGCACCGCCATCACCACCAGCGCGACCCCGCCACCGATCAGCGCGTCGACGACCCGGGAGAAGTAGATGCCTTCGGTGGGCGGGGTGAGGGTGGCGATCAGCACCGCCGAGGCTGCCGCCTGGCCGACCACGGCTGCCGTGCCGCCAGCTGCCACGGCCGCGCCCATCGCCAGTGCCACCGCCACCCCGATCTGCCAGCCGCCGGTGCCGACGAACCAGATGAGTCCATCGCCCACGGCGATGCCCAACGCCACTCCGAAGACCAACTCGACGGCGCGTCGGTATCGCTGCCCGGTGGATATTCCCAGCGTGATCACTGCGGAGATAGGGGCGAAGACCGGCTCCGGATTCCCGACGACGCGGCTGGCCACCGCCCAGGACACGGCGGCGGCCACCGAGGTCTGCACCACGACGACCGCCAGGGCACGCAGCCGCTGCCACCGTTCCCGCGCGATGTCGGCCGTCCGGGCTCGGAGCCGTACGGCGCTTCCGCTCATCCGAGTTTCTCCACCGCCGGCTCTGTCACGGCTCACACGCTAGGCATCGGGAGAGCCAGGATGGCACTGGATCGTCCCAGTTCGCTCCGATGAGCACTCACTTCATTTCGTCTCTCACGTGAGGATAGGGTTGTCAGGTGACGGACCTGTGGATCTCACCTGACCGGGCCCGGCTGCGGGTGCGCGGCTGCCTGCTCGCCGCCGCCTGTGGCTACGCGCTGGGCGTGCCGTTCGCGGGACAGGACCGGCCGGACGGTGACGATTTCGATGCGGCTGCCCGCGCCGGTGGCCCCCTTTACACCGGGCAACCTGTCGCCGTGATGCTTGAACATGCCCGGCACCTGGCCGGTGCCGACGGTCGGCCGGTCGATGCGGTGACCGCGATAGCCGAGCGGTGGGTGGACCGGTGGGAGCGGGACGACGCGCTCGGCGGCCAGCTGCGGCCGCACGGCAGGCCGTGGCCGGGACCCGAAGGCATCCCGGCGGGCACGCCCGTTGCTGACATCTTGTTGGCGATGGTGCCCGTCGGGCTGCTACCGCTGTCGTCGGATCGGGTCGCCGCGATCGTCCGAACCGGGATTCCCGATGGGTACGGCCCGCTCGTCCGGGAGGCGGCGGTGGTGCTGGCGTGTGCAGTGGCAGCGGCCTACACCAGCGACACGGCCACGCCGGTGGATCGGCTCGGTTTCGGCTCGCGACTGGCGCAGCTGGCCGCCGAGATCCGACTGGCCGAGCGCGTGACGGCGGTGGCCGCCCTCGGCAGCCTCACCGCCGAGGACCTCGCACGACGGATGGCGCCCACCCAGGATCCGGTGATGCCCCTGGTGCCGGCGGCCGTGGCGGCGTTCCTGCGCCATCCCGACAACCCCGCCGCCGTCGTTCGCTACGCCGTCAGCCTCAACGCCGGCAGCGCCGCCGTCGCGGGAATGGCCGGTGCGATCGCCGGAGCCCGGTGCGGCGGCACGCTGCTGCCCGCACCGTGGCTGCGTCGTCTGCAGGGCCGCGACCCGATCACCGAGGTCGCCGACGCCCTGACGCCAGCCCGGTCCAGAAACCTGGAGCTACGCCAGCACCGCGGTCCACACGCGTATTGAGCACCAGATCACACCGTCGCGTCGCCCCACCCAGACTACACTCGCACGTTAGAGTAGGGTCGCGGAGCGCTGATCGTACGGCCGGCGCTGCGACGCCTCGGGGTGACGGGTTTTGTCCTACCTTCCCGCCTCCCCGGGGCGACGTCGCCCGCCCGGCAGGGCAGGGTGGAAGCCGATCGGCAGGCAATGGTGACCCGGCGGTCCCACCGGTGGCGCGACCGTCCGCCGCTGACATGATCGTCCTACCGCAGTGACAACCCATCCCCGCCCGACCCGTGCGACCGGGGCGGGACGCCCGCGCGTCGCGGCGCGCGCCGACCACAGTGAGGCTTGTGACCACCACCTGGCGCTCCACAACCGCACCCGAACCCACGAGCGGCTTCCACGGATGGCGGATCGTCGGCTACGCCGCAGTGGCGCTGGCGATGACCGCACCCGGCCAGACCGTGGCGG is a genomic window of Micromonospora tarapacensis containing:
- a CDS encoding MerR family transcriptional regulator; amino-acid sequence: MNGSRPVGATGLRARSGGGTEAMGDGALMQIGEVAERTGLSLRTIRYYEEVGLIVPSARSQGGFRLYTDADVDRLQVVKRMKPLEFTLEQMRDLLAIVDRLSAGARLSKAERERLLDTLAGYREAVHERCAALRSQLATAEGFAATLTGHMETLQSPTVSRATTST
- a CDS encoding ADP-ribosylglycohydrolase family protein; the protein is MTDLWISPDRARLRVRGCLLAAACGYALGVPFAGQDRPDGDDFDAAARAGGPLYTGQPVAVMLEHARHLAGADGRPVDAVTAIAERWVDRWERDDALGGQLRPHGRPWPGPEGIPAGTPVADILLAMVPVGLLPLSSDRVAAIVRTGIPDGYGPLVREAAVVLACAVAAAYTSDTATPVDRLGFGSRLAQLAAEIRLAERVTAVAALGSLTAEDLARRMAPTQDPVMPLVPAAVAAFLRHPDNPAAVVRYAVSLNAGSAAVAGMAGAIAGARCGGTLLPAPWLRRLQGRDPITEVADALTPARSRNLELRQHRGPHAY
- a CDS encoding FUSC family protein; amino-acid sequence: MSGSAVRLRARTADIARERWQRLRALAVVVVQTSVAAAVSWAVASRVVGNPEPVFAPISAVITLGISTGQRYRRAVELVFGVALGIAVGDGLIWFVGTGGWQIGVAVALAMGAAVAAGGTAAVVGQAAASAVLIATLTPPTEGIYFSRVVDALIGGGVALVVMAVLLPVNPLTVVSRVAKPALGVLIDGLHGAARGLREQDDGPAHDALVLLSEGEDKLGAFHEILPQGQEAATITPLRWHARNALRQYLDAAEYIERSIRNARVLARRTVTLLRDGEPSPPQLGESVAALAEAAKVIRRDLRRGRAPQEAVDLLCRAVREASAAYRQGVGFSGNVVVAQVRAIATDLLGTTGLTHDEADREVRRAGGLLHDG
- a CDS encoding HelD family protein, translated to MQTQDEAERQHLAETVRLLATELERVTSTIDSSASAIQGHKEHMWAHWRDMDGVEKANVRVEVNTSVALAEHAVIVKKRIQRLLNSPYFGRVDFRAIGEADAKAHYIGVHSFSDPKTREIVVHDWRAPVSSLYYDFESGKASFEAPQGVTDGEITAKRQYKIQDGRLEYMFESALNIGDDVLQRELSHSADDKMKNIVATIQREQNAVIRNETAQVLILQGVAGSGKTSIALHRVAFLLYRFKDTLSSDNVMILSPNKVFGDYIANVLPELGEEQIAEIDFNTIAARFLAKITEFETFSEQVAKLLDHVDEAAVKRMRYKATPEFVTTLDAWITARPDEEFVPVEVVHKNRRLAARWVAATFEESPTLPIFTRLDLLANTAVHLLKQQVLDSGGKWTASDTASVRKQILSMFPYRDALAMYKAFYADPARRGLFKPLGRKKIEYADVFPLIYTMIRTARQESYGHIRHLLIDEMQDYTPIQYAVVRELFSCRMTILGDSNQSVNPFSSSTPSTIHSIFPAADRLELRKSYRSTTEITGFAQRISRNDKIIPIERHGRPPQLVACADQKDQEAQILDLVEQHQHSDHRSLGIICKTTAQAQALHRALSEAGVELTFLDYDSTEFAGGVIITTAHISKGLEFDTVIVPHVTDTNYTNEMDRCMLYIACTRAMHELHLTHNGPLSRFLAFAVEPASGPVETSQTSTSTAGAGVGSSDGR
- a CDS encoding peptide chain release factor 3 yields the protein MPSAATITGVAAEAARRRTFAVISHPDAGKSTITEALALHAQVIGEAGAVHGKAGRKGVVSDWMAMEQQRGISITSAVLQFAYRDLVVNLLDTPGHADFSEDTYRVLTAVDCAVMLLDAAKGLEPQTLKLFEVCRARRIPVITFINKWDRPGREPLALLDEIEQRIKLRPTPVTWPVGIAGQFHGIVDRRTGQMTAFRRTPGGATAAIEEQLGPEQAARQYGPDWRRTVEELDLLSLTGADHDQAAFAAATSTPVLFGAAVANFGVRQLLDVLAAHAPAPGPRPDVAGTPRPVDAPFAGFVFKIQANMNKAHRDQLAFIRVCSGRFTRGMTVTHAATGRSFATKYAQQMFGANRETIDEAYPGDVIGLVNATALGIGDTLHDGPAVTFPPLPSFVPEHFAVLRAADSSTFKRFRRGVEQLDAEGVVQVLRSDRRGEQAPVLAAVGPMQFEVAVARLDAEFGVTTRLEHLPYQVARRTDPASEERLRAVPDAEVLTRVRDGALLALFTSGWRMRSIGDSRPGLALDPLPAAG